The Rhododendron vialii isolate Sample 1 chromosome 6a, ASM3025357v1 genome includes a window with the following:
- the LOC131328688 gene encoding ISWI chromatin-remodeling complex ATPase CHR11-like, which translates to MPMTITPMGIFRLCKLCLRVFNFAGECPASFSWLTENPECLGDVENQEKTPLCSLYAVMDASLARLAISKPIIDRPRVDIVNLAKQVAAHMPIFADLPDAQNNRPSLTLAILDYMREKGVATKNDRVLRIQDYECFYSRRTEEGYHKIRQAIFVGPICGEFSMYKGIQTHKKENGIYKGVDAKGKLRERIGLHAVSMVGYGDKAADKYFEGKNSWSDGWCDGGYAEMDPSLFGRIGIPIGVSLERAESGEKPQIQSKKRKRLPEKKPIRDLAEEVAPHMESNMDKRVEYLLSKVVTIAGLPSEQLAKRGPTQDEEDALSFQEAVYALSGGRRGPNARWINWFNHTVPPAHLPTFKKLINLFQQCKSGVLGSGHGSRSVVVAAFLFYLKIESKLRGKLIIVVPPNDTESWSTALQPFFQITTHHRLLRKCEVFVTSCKYLSKNPIPQFVWEYVIFQYDEHIDGVMEKLKGKNKLLITPENPLRDVKELSSMLCFLLPKYFCSGKDLFNAIVEKGTTHEVVDMLNSVVDIFNVDNQRMPEHVVYCMDLGEGISVSQKKIIREIYKMPQDATREGIDREQALDQLLAMVKCCNHLSLSRGLDLTSFNEEDVENTGKIVLLDRLLKKLDGSRIVIVSQMTRMLDVLEQYLKFRGKEVLRIDETSALEECKSFCAPTTDNKIVRLLSTRAGCLGISLLPVEALIFYDTNWWNPHIDMEVICCAPKEVMVYYLFTMGIFEETVQKPETMERDRNMDIRHAFKRQKDVDDEWLVRAIRAGSDLCHSEESTIANADFNVDKVSGGEAAEKQI; encoded by the exons GGTCGACATTGTCAACTTGGCCAAACAAGTTGCGGCGCATATGCCTATCTTTGCTGACCTGCCGGATGCTCAAAACAACCGGCCGAGTTTGACTTTGGCAATATTGGATTATATGAGAGAGAAGGGAGTGGCAACAAAAAACGACCGT gtatTGAGAATCCAGGACTATGAATGTTTTTATTCAAGGCGTACAGAAGAAGGGTATCATAAAATTCGCCAGGCTATTTTTGTAGGCCCCATTTGTGGGGAGTTTAGTATGTATAAGGGAATCCAAACCCACAAGAAAGAAAAT GGGATTTACAAAGGTGTGGATGCAAAAGGAAAACTGCGTGAAAGAATCGGGCTCCATGCGGTGTCTATGGTAGGTTATGGGGACAAAGCGGCAGATAAATATTTTGAGGGAAAAAACAGCTGGAGTGACGGTTGGTGTGATGGAGGCTATGCAGAAATGGATCCATCACTTTTTGGGAGGATTGGAATTCCAATAGGGGTATCTTTAGAG AGGGCTGAAAGTGGTGAAAAGCCACAAATACAAagcaaaaagagaaagagattgCCGGAAAAAAAGCCAATTAGAGATTTGGCCGAAGAAGTAGCCCCTCATATGGAATCTAATATG gACAAGCGGGTGGAATATCTTTTGTCCAAAGTTGTTACCATTGCTGGTTTGCCCTCTGAACAACTCGCAAAAAG GGGTCCAACTCAAGACGAGGAGGATGCTTTATCATTCCAGGAGGCCGTATATGCTTTGTCTGGTGGGCGCCGAGGCCCAAATGCTCGTT GGATTAATTGGTTTAATCATACTGTGCCACCCGCGCACCTACCTACATTTAAGAAGCTAATCAACTTGTTCCAACAATGCAAGAGCGGAGTCCTTGGaagt GGTCATGGTAGTAGATCTGTAGTTGTTGCTGCcttccttttttatttaaagATTGAGAGTAAATTAAGGGGGAAGCTCATCATAGTTGTTCCTCCAAATGACACTGAATCTTGGAGTACAGCCTTGCAACCATTCTTTCAGATTACAACACATCACCGTCTCCTTCGAAAATGTGAAGTTTTTGTCACGAGTTGCAAATACTTGAGTAAAAATCCTATCCCCCAATTTGTGTGGGAATATGTGATTTTTCAATATGATGAACATATAGATGGTGTGATGGAAAAGTTGAAAGGCAAGAACAAGCTTCTTATTACACCAGAGAATCCACTACGG GACGTTAAAGAGCTTAGCTCTATGCTTTGCTTCCTCCTACCGAAATATTTTTGCTCTGGGAAGGACCTATTCAATGCTATAGTGGAAAAGGGAACCACTCATGAAGTTGTTGATATGCTCAATTCA GTGGTTGATATATTCAACGTTGATAATCAACGCATGCCGGAACATGTAGTGTATTGCATGGATCTTGGGGAGGGCATCTCGGTGTCCCAGAAGAAAATTATAAGGGAAATATACAAAATGCCCCAGGATGCTACAAGAGAAGGTATTGATAGGGAACAAGCTCTAGACCAACTGCTAGCAATGGTGAAGTGTTGCAATCACTTGAGTCTTTCTAGAGGATTGGACTTGACCAGCTTCAACGAGGAAGATGTTGAAAATACAG GAAAAATAGTTCTTCTCGATAGGTTGCTGAAGAAACTTGACGGATCAAGGATTGTAATAGTGTCCCAG ATGACTAGGATGTTGGACGTTTTAGAACAATATTTAAAATTCAGGGGAAAAGAGGTTCTGCGTATTGATGAGACTTCAGCTTTAGAAGAATGCAAATCCTTTTGTGCACCTACAACAGATAATAAGATAGTCCGGTTACTATCCACCAGGGCTGGTTGCCTGGGCATTTCTCTTCTTCCAGTAGAGGCTCTCATTTTTTATGACACCAATTGGTG GAACCCACATATTGATATGGAGGTCATATGTTGTGCACCCAAGGAAGTTATGGTGTATTACCTTTTCACAATG GGAATTTTTGAAGAGACGGTTCAAAAACCCGAAACAATGGAAAGGGATAGGAATATGGATATACGTCATGCTTTTAAGCGCCAAAAGG ATGTCGACGACGAGTGGTTGGTTAGGGCGATCCGGGCGGGTTCAGATCTTTGCCACTCAGAGGAGAGCACAATTGCCAACGCTGACTTCAACGTAGACAAGGTGTCAGGAGGAGAG GCTGCAGAGAAGCAAATATGA
- the LOC131330250 gene encoding uncharacterized protein LOC131330250 — METPMLGCGVVGPVTRSRSKAGEALSSLVGKGVTTNSEEEAVGLTSEQRQEYSRKDFDYPEFYRGPSSDLPIHIILATEFDPDLPANFSRQIKNSAKAMDYYYSRFNSNYVEPFNPLLMTTREVGGGYLDFVVIDTHKSGRHANEMFQAILYTSPGKEPEVLMCRPEYMPPGTRKGYRPLKVGW; from the exons ATGGAAACTCCGATGCTCGGATGTGGTGTTGTCGGCCCAGTGACCCGCTCACGATCGAAAGCTGGAGAAGCGTTGTCATCGTTGGTGGGGAAG GGTGTCACTACAAATTCTGAGGAGGAGGCGGTGGGCTTGACATCAGAACAGCGGCAGGAATACTCCCGCAAGGATTTCGATTACCCT GAGTTTTATCGTGGACCTTCTAGCGACCTACCTATACACATTATTTTAGCTACAGAATTCGATCCAGATTTACCGGCTAATTTCTCCCGTCAGATAAAAAACTCGGCCAAGGCTATGGATTATTACTACAGTCGATTT AACTCAAACTACGTCGAACCTTTTAATCCCCTCCTGATGACAACGCGGGAGGTTGGTGGTGGTTATTTGGATTTCGTGGTCATAGACACCCATAAATCAGGTCGACATGCCAATGAGATGTTCCAAGCTATCCTGTATACCTCTCCTGGAAAGGAACCCGAGGTCCTGATGTGCAGACCTGAATACATGCCCCCTGGCACCAGGAAAGGTTACCGCCCCTTGAAAG TTGGTTGGTGA
- the LOC131328687 gene encoding pectinesterase inhibitor-like: MDFSCSWSSSLMVSRFLVLLLNGSSSQPSDLVRTICPRTINNDLCLQIFKSDPRSATADVKGLGQIAIDAGEASANQTLNTLGSLFNSTPASPLKDIYQTCTRNYETAISKLETAKNLLSSPNYKSASGLATDAMTNIVSCETSFILLPFPDESPIVSFLELTQKSSDLARIIEIILVDFLV; the protein is encoded by the coding sequence ATGGATTTTTCATGCAGTTGGTCTTCTTCCTTGATGGTTTCTCGTTTCCTCGTGCTTTTACTCAATGGCTCATCATCTCAACCAAGTGATTTGGTTAGAACAATCTGCCCCAGAACTATCAACAATGATCTGTGCctacaaattttcaaatctgaTCCTCGTTCAGCAACTGCAGATGTTAAAGGCCTTGGACAGATCGCAATCGATGCGGGTGAAGCCTCGGCTAACCAGACCCTCAATACTCTTGGCTCTCTCTTTAATAGCACGCCGGCAAGCCCTCTAAAAGATATATATCAGACATGCACAAGAAACTATGAGACAGCCATTTCCAAGCTCGAGACAGCAAAGAATCTTCTATCGTCCCCCAATTATAAATCTGCATCCGGTCTTGCTACAGATGCAATGACTAATATCGTGAGTTGTGAGACTAGTTTCATATTATTACCATTCCCGGACGAATCACCAATAGTTTCTTTTTTAGAATTGACTCAAAAGTCCTCCGACCTTGCCCGAATCATTGAAATTATTTTAGTGGATTTTCTCGTGTAA